In Listeria monocytogenes, the following proteins share a genomic window:
- a CDS encoding prophage endopeptidase tail family protein: MSDVYVRTATGKVQEVLLSHSNFKIDFQTNVSWNCSFSAFLNDKSKTAYDLIQNENIIIYEGQQYVIKELSLVDEWTKEVFAQHIAWEFQNHILAASEEEQKNVKYTLKQYLEKSTKGNIFDYSFVIHGSFPTITFENDIGGKNGIELIKEACEQFGCFFYPDNKILHLYSENMYYKSSEVTLRYLFNTKDVKVSVNTNELRTRIKAYGKKKTTNGKYSIRKTTDLTLNGTFIKTGTWYAENPTLSTSFSANVNVSYDGDSIFFDLKQGNHGGIVELFFDGKNVGKYSQWSSSSKSRQIIITNNASKGDHVITCKFSNEDSEHKMSSKTVTEYITDVKTGKKVKVTKQVKTPNWLYVGTATGNVTWSVYNTTGNNKYYAFVDYISPNANLYGIREANSVFEEKYSDDKALLEFAKKQILDVPETSLELTYTGTEDLNPRDTIRFIHEPLGFNTDLKVVSITKPHGLSGQPITVNFSNTKKDIVKIQQRIAQMAKSASLKASNSINSITMLQDSISDQALESEVVGEVEDI; this comes from the coding sequence ATGTCTGACGTATATGTAAGAACAGCAACCGGTAAGGTTCAGGAAGTCCTTCTCTCTCATAGCAATTTCAAAATTGATTTTCAAACAAATGTTAGTTGGAATTGTAGCTTTTCAGCATTTTTAAATGACAAAAGTAAAACAGCTTACGATTTGATACAAAATGAAAATATAATCATATATGAGGGACAACAATATGTGATAAAAGAATTGAGCCTAGTTGATGAATGGACAAAAGAAGTATTCGCGCAACATATTGCTTGGGAATTTCAAAACCATATTCTCGCAGCATCAGAGGAAGAACAGAAAAATGTTAAATACACTTTGAAACAATACCTCGAAAAGTCAACCAAAGGAAATATTTTTGACTATTCATTTGTTATTCACGGTTCTTTTCCCACAATAACATTTGAGAATGACATCGGTGGGAAAAATGGAATTGAATTAATCAAAGAAGCATGTGAACAGTTTGGATGTTTTTTTTATCCTGATAACAAAATTTTACATTTATATAGTGAAAACATGTACTATAAATCAAGTGAAGTTACGTTGCGCTATTTATTTAATACGAAAGATGTCAAAGTATCAGTTAATACTAATGAGTTACGCACTCGTATTAAAGCATATGGAAAAAAGAAAACAACAAATGGAAAATATTCTATTCGTAAAACAACAGATTTAACATTAAATGGAACATTTATTAAAACAGGAACTTGGTATGCAGAAAATCCAACTTTAAGCACAAGTTTTAGCGCAAATGTCAATGTGTCATACGATGGTGACTCTATCTTTTTTGATTTGAAACAAGGAAATCATGGAGGCATTGTTGAATTGTTTTTTGACGGCAAAAATGTAGGGAAATATTCCCAGTGGTCATCAAGCTCAAAATCAAGACAAATTATTATCACTAATAATGCTAGCAAAGGGGATCATGTAATCACTTGTAAATTTAGCAATGAAGATAGTGAACATAAAATGAGTAGTAAAACAGTTACTGAATATATAACAGATGTCAAAACGGGAAAAAAGGTTAAAGTGACAAAACAAGTAAAAACACCAAATTGGTTATATGTAGGCACAGCGACAGGCAATGTTACATGGAGTGTATATAACACTACAGGAAACAATAAATATTATGCATTTGTTGATTACATTAGTCCTAATGCCAATTTATATGGAATTCGTGAAGCGAATAGTGTTTTTGAAGAGAAGTATTCTGATGACAAAGCCTTGCTAGAATTTGCAAAAAAACAAATTTTAGATGTTCCAGAAACTTCTTTAGAACTAACTTATACTGGTACAGAAGACTTAAATCCGCGAGATACGATTCGCTTTATACATGAGCCGCTGGGGTTTAACACAGATTTGAAAGTTGTGTCTATAACCAAGCCTCATGGGTTATCAGGACAGCCTATTACTGTTAATTTTAGTAATACAAAAAAAGACATAGTAAAAATACAACAACGAATTGCCCAAATGGCTAAATCGGCATCTTTGAAAGCATCTAACTCTATTAACAGTATAACCATGTTGCAAGATTCTATTTCTGATCAAGCTTTAGAAAGCGAAGTTGTGGGGGAGGTGGAAGATATTTAA
- a CDS encoding phage holin: MNKINWKVRFQNKVWVVALIAAIFFVVQAVLWVFNIEWDYNDLLQRIITVVTGVFAVVGLIIDPTTAGSKDSDLVMKRKDDK, translated from the coding sequence ATGAACAAAATCAATTGGAAAGTAAGATTTCAAAATAAAGTGTGGGTAGTCGCATTAATTGCGGCTATTTTCTTTGTAGTTCAAGCAGTCTTGTGGGTGTTCAATATTGAATGGGACTACAACGACCTATTACAGCGCATCATTACCGTGGTTACGGGAGTGTTTGCTGTAGTAGGCTTAATTATTGATCCTACAACCGCAGGAAGCAAAGATAGTGACTTAGTGATGAAAAGAAAGGATGATAAATAA
- a CDS encoding M15 family metallopeptidase: MTMYYEERSRNNIAKLATNTRAKALEWFNWCCKNGIEILVYETIRTKEQQSANVANGKSQTMRSYHIVGQAFDFVMTKGKTVDWSGYKTATAKKAIAKAKSLGFSWGGDWSGFFDCPHMQYEYKGYGTDKFTADTPTTTKKTGKQGVYARGNLNIRTKATWDSTTAFKVPVYYYAQILWDTKQGEWVQIEFQGKKGWYKPNFKDYWFEKDPCIAYICTADVNFRKSSKWDSPVAQKKKKGDTVRMVKKAKNGWLEFGLTNGVIGYIPNSTKYVKKK, encoded by the coding sequence ATGACTATGTATTATGAAGAAAGAAGTAGAAATAACATTGCTAAACTTGCTACAAACACGAGAGCAAAAGCACTGGAATGGTTTAACTGGTGTTGTAAAAATGGGATTGAGATTTTAGTATATGAGACTATTCGAACAAAAGAGCAACAATCCGCAAATGTCGCTAATGGAAAATCGCAAACAATGCGTTCTTATCACATCGTTGGACAAGCTTTTGATTTTGTAATGACAAAAGGCAAAACTGTGGATTGGAGTGGCTATAAAACAGCTACAGCGAAGAAAGCTATCGCAAAAGCGAAGTCCCTTGGATTTTCATGGGGTGGGGATTGGAGCGGTTTTTTTGACTGTCCACATATGCAATATGAATACAAGGGCTATGGGACAGATAAATTTACAGCAGATACTCCAACTACTACGAAAAAAACAGGTAAACAAGGAGTGTATGCACGAGGTAATTTAAACATCCGCACAAAAGCAACGTGGGATAGTACTACAGCGTTTAAAGTGCCTGTTTACTACTATGCGCAAATTTTATGGGATACAAAACAAGGAGAGTGGGTGCAAATTGAGTTTCAAGGCAAGAAAGGCTGGTACAAACCGAACTTTAAAGATTATTGGTTCGAGAAAGACCCTTGCATCGCTTATATCTGCACAGCAGATGTTAATTTCCGGAAAAGTTCAAAATGGGATAGTCCAGTTGCACAGAAGAAGAAAAAAGGCGATACTGTGCGAATGGTAAAAAAAGCAAAAAATGGTTGGCTAGAGTTCGGGCTAACGAATGGAGTTATTGGTTATATTCCGAATTCCACAAAATATGTGAAGAAAAAATAA
- a CDS encoding glycosyl hydrolase family 28-related protein, with protein sequence MSRINLNTSDIGVSLTRANMNAIIDNFKSIQNCLNDNYTNYNNHKTKDNGAHTTNQINVTSSYTLQKNLEWLQETIDNLVIGANGDGVAETKQARVSFFDNKAFETVNSRLFSDFKFASDRLHELDENLNKYITNVKLFGAIGDGVNDDTEIIQSLLLSNKTELFIPNGTYAIKKNLYVPANTTITFESKDAIFKRMSSDVNYLFINYEDGVPHKNYDGNGNINIFGGTIDINGAEFPTVCSAVMLRHADNCHFKDMLVLDTVNGHAFDVNGCRNIYFDNVECLGWRDVTVDKSLIAQEAFQLSVASEDVYDIAVQNAYSNREIYFNNCRTGNSKTAGSVAYNVAIGNHSAYTVSNGVNIYITNCQFDGGNYYAIRLFGFKNVFVRGLKVNDYLGLTALHSSAGFTYNPDLTKNYSVDMTSENIHFKDVDFYSKKTNTDRQAILIVGSTSEEGIRLNYSRKISFNNVRMNGTYERTTNLAYIRDAISVMFDNFTAYDFLAGIRGTRNEFISFSRISLDHISTEAVYFTDTKFSEITTSSFVNCAIDNSNGVVSFSNGCANNTISGSNIRLGGLGNQKYGVVMTTDTHHCHSFNNFLEGMIGAAATSGSKCYNGSLFYEGSKMYVGLVVNGMFQLQEITA encoded by the coding sequence ATGTCAAGAATTAATTTAAATACGAGTGACATAGGAGTCAGTTTAACAAGGGCAAATATGAATGCCATAATTGATAATTTTAAAAGCATTCAAAATTGTTTAAACGACAACTACACAAATTATAATAATCACAAAACTAAAGATAATGGAGCCCACACTACAAATCAAATAAATGTAACATCATCATACACGTTACAGAAAAATTTAGAATGGTTACAAGAGACAATTGACAATCTAGTGATTGGAGCAAATGGTGACGGTGTTGCTGAAACAAAACAAGCTAGAGTTAGCTTTTTTGATAATAAAGCTTTTGAAACAGTTAATAGTCGTCTTTTTTCAGATTTTAAATTTGCATCTGATCGTTTACATGAGTTAGATGAAAATTTAAATAAATACATTACCAATGTTAAATTGTTTGGTGCTATAGGCGATGGAGTTAATGATGATACTGAAATTATTCAATCATTATTACTAAGTAATAAAACAGAGCTTTTCATTCCTAATGGGACCTATGCAATCAAAAAAAATCTATATGTACCTGCTAATACAACAATAACATTTGAAAGCAAAGATGCTATTTTTAAACGTATGTCAAGTGATGTTAATTATTTATTTATCAATTATGAAGATGGAGTTCCGCACAAGAACTATGATGGTAATGGAAATATAAATATTTTTGGTGGAACGATTGATATAAATGGTGCTGAATTTCCAACAGTTTGTTCCGCAGTGATGTTAAGGCATGCTGATAATTGTCATTTTAAAGATATGCTAGTTCTAGATACAGTAAATGGACATGCATTTGATGTCAATGGGTGTCGAAATATTTATTTCGATAATGTAGAATGTTTAGGATGGAGAGACGTGACAGTCGATAAATCATTGATAGCGCAAGAAGCCTTTCAACTATCTGTTGCTTCCGAGGATGTTTACGATATAGCTGTTCAAAATGCTTATTCTAATAGAGAGATTTATTTTAATAATTGTAGAACTGGTAATTCGAAAACAGCAGGTAGCGTGGCATATAATGTAGCAATTGGTAATCATAGCGCGTACACGGTTTCGAACGGTGTAAATATATACATTACAAATTGTCAGTTTGATGGTGGCAATTACTATGCTATTCGACTTTTTGGGTTTAAGAATGTATTTGTGCGAGGATTGAAAGTGAATGATTATCTAGGTTTAACAGCATTGCATAGTAGTGCGGGTTTTACTTATAATCCTGATTTAACAAAAAACTATAGTGTAGATATGACAAGTGAGAATATACATTTTAAAGATGTTGATTTTTATTCGAAAAAAACTAATACAGATAGACAAGCTATTCTAATTGTTGGTTCTACAAGTGAAGAAGGAATTAGGTTGAATTATTCAAGGAAAATATCTTTTAACAATGTAAGAATGAATGGAACATACGAACGAACAACCAACCTCGCGTATATAAGAGATGCTATTTCTGTAATGTTTGATAATTTTACGGCTTACGATTTTTTAGCTGGAATAAGAGGGACAAGAAACGAGTTTATTAGTTTTTCAAGGATTTCTTTAGATCATATTTCAACAGAAGCTGTTTATTTTACAGATACTAAGTTTTCAGAAATCACTACGTCTTCTTTTGTAAATTGTGCTATTGACAATAGCAATGGAGTCGTTAGTTTTTCTAATGGGTGTGCTAATAACACAATAAGTGGTAGTAATATCCGATTGGGTGGATTAGGAAATCAAAAATATGGAGTTGTAATGACAACTGATACTCACCACTGTCATTCATTTAACAATTTTTTAGAAGGAATGATAGGGGCCGCAGCAACAAGCGGAAGTAAATGCTATAATGGTTCATTATTCTATGAAGGTTCAAAAATGTACGTTGGATTGGTTGTAAACGGAATGTTTCAATTACAAGAAATAACCGCATAA
- a CDS encoding XkdX family protein, producing the protein MINWYEKVKDYFLGGYYTEADVNKFVTLKKITRSQADEIIAMKEAKAE; encoded by the coding sequence ATGATTAACTGGTATGAAAAAGTAAAAGATTATTTTTTAGGTGGCTACTATACTGAAGCAGATGTTAATAAATTCGTTACTTTAAAAAAGATAACGAGATCACAAGCAGATGAAATAATCGCTATGAAAGAAGCAAAAGCCGAGTAG
- a CDS encoding phage tail domain-containing protein, whose translation MKIPKKSRWVLILNKNNEKELTSLSGLYFLEAEQEDLNYRALVQTSEINDGEVPISNFFDPFTLKLLFYFKGRDEKDLNLLVQELRQELAIRNSYYVVHSDLPMFKYPCNQASFEIERINNSDAKISISFRVFKGYKESLPNTLSAQLIDNNWGFGMGLEMQDLSYTHETKSFDIFNAGLEIDPRLQHTLKIAFSGIVTNKLTIYNQTTDDSFIYNGNLKKNNILLLDGVYPLVDGARCGKNTNNGIVRLAKGNNSIKIEGANDFKISFAFHFLYR comes from the coding sequence ATGAAGATACCAAAAAAATCAAGGTGGGTATTGATACTAAATAAAAATAATGAAAAAGAGCTCACGAGTTTATCGGGGCTCTATTTTTTAGAAGCAGAACAAGAAGATTTAAACTACAGAGCACTTGTACAAACGTCAGAAATCAATGATGGCGAGGTGCCAATATCTAATTTTTTTGACCCTTTTACACTAAAACTTCTTTTCTACTTCAAGGGGAGGGATGAAAAAGATTTAAATTTATTAGTACAAGAATTAAGACAAGAATTAGCTATAAGGAATTCTTACTATGTTGTTCATAGTGATTTGCCAATGTTTAAATATCCTTGCAATCAGGCAAGTTTCGAAATTGAGAGAATAAACAATTCTGATGCGAAAATATCAATTTCTTTCAGAGTCTTCAAAGGTTATAAAGAATCCCTTCCTAATACACTTTCGGCACAGCTTATTGATAATAACTGGGGATTTGGTATGGGCTTAGAAATGCAAGATTTAAGTTATACACATGAGACTAAAAGCTTTGATATTTTTAACGCAGGCTTAGAAATTGACCCACGTTTACAGCATACATTAAAGATAGCTTTTTCTGGAATTGTGACAAACAAATTGACGATATACAATCAAACAACAGATGATTCTTTTATTTATAATGGAAATTTAAAAAAAAATAATATTTTATTATTGGACGGTGTTTACCCTTTGGTAGATGGAGCAAGGTGTGGTAAAAATACAAATAATGGAATTGTAAGACTTGCGAAGGGAAATAATAGTATAAAAATTGAAGGTGCAAATGATTTTAAAATTAGTTTTGCTTTTCATTTTCTCTACAGATAG
- a CDS encoding BppU family phage baseplate upper protein — protein MTIKKIGTTKLETSAYYQPIGNTGIKFWNMDSNTSILQFQITRNNIVLPLGLNNVIAYITLIASDGSHLTDTLEIIDELKGILSYQIPNDFLMHTGTVQGQVYISVNNTEETVTEAEFIFEIEDALINKITSDIKIKYIRIFDDLKKDIEKKIKKIIADIDSGDDYVTAIQNVSIDATTKINAKYDDLQTRFDNLNPSQLAKKTGDTFTGSLQFDGVPTIFQAKQSNAWWYRLTSENSTTCQQSLFPTIVSGINGIQGAGYNFKQAYLKLNNVDVETVTGAQARADKALDDAKTDSQAKANQALIDANIYTDNSSKEKLVWSGSSYFLDTHTFSWDAAKVKHGVLLEFSRYIPGTGVQDYGYIQYFFSKEYLVRNNNKATWINMPGATDAAKKTVRLTPTSVSGDATNGQAQSTSYALRTVAIF, from the coding sequence ATGACAATAAAAAAGATTGGTACAACTAAACTTGAGACTAGCGCCTATTATCAACCTATTGGAAATACTGGCATTAAGTTTTGGAATATGGATTCTAATACCTCAATTCTTCAATTTCAAATAACAAGAAATAATATTGTTTTACCTTTAGGCTTAAACAACGTCATTGCTTATATTACTCTAATAGCAAGCGATGGAAGTCATTTAACTGATACATTAGAAATCATTGATGAATTGAAAGGTATTTTATCATATCAAATTCCCAATGATTTTTTAATGCACACAGGAACAGTTCAGGGGCAGGTTTATATTAGTGTGAATAACACAGAAGAGACAGTAACGGAAGCTGAGTTTATTTTTGAGATTGAAGATGCATTAATCAACAAGATAACAAGTGATATAAAAATAAAATATATTCGTATTTTTGATGATTTAAAAAAAGATATTGAAAAAAAAATAAAAAAAATCATTGCTGATATTGACTCAGGAGATGATTATGTAACAGCTATACAAAACGTGTCTATTGATGCCACCACAAAAATAAATGCGAAGTATGACGACTTACAAACACGATTCGACAATTTAAATCCCTCGCAGCTCGCAAAAAAAACAGGTGATACTTTCACTGGATCATTGCAATTTGACGGAGTACCAACAATCTTTCAAGCGAAGCAGAGCAATGCTTGGTGGTATCGTCTAACATCAGAAAATAGCACAACTTGTCAGCAATCTTTGTTTCCAACAATTGTTTCAGGTATAAACGGCATTCAAGGAGCTGGTTATAACTTTAAACAGGCATACTTGAAGTTAAATAACGTCGATGTAGAAACAGTTACAGGTGCGCAAGCAAGAGCAGACAAAGCACTTGATGACGCGAAAACAGATTCACAAGCGAAAGCAAATCAAGCTTTAATAGATGCGAACATCTATACAGACAACTCGAGTAAAGAAAAGCTCGTATGGTCTGGTTCGTCCTACTTTCTTGATACGCATACCTTCAGCTGGGACGCCGCAAAAGTAAAACATGGCGTATTACTAGAATTCTCACGTTACATTCCGGGCACAGGGGTGCAGGACTATGGTTATATCCAGTATTTTTTCTCAAAAGAATATCTAGTAAGAAATAATAATAAAGCAACTTGGATAAATATGCCTGGAGCAACAGATGCAGCTAAGAAAACGGTTAGACTAACACCAACAAGCGTCAGTGGAGATGCAACAAATGGTCAAGCACAAAGCACGAGTTACGCATTAAGAACAGTGGCAATCTTTTAG